The Lacticaseibacillus pabuli region TCCATCAGGTACTTGTTAAAGTGCTCGCTGAAAATCCGGTCCGTTGCGGTACGGGCATCGGAGTTTCCCAACTTGGTCTTGGTTTGCCCTTCGTACTGTGGATCTGGGTGCTTGATGGAGACAACCGCAGTCATCCCTTCACGCACGTCATCCCCGGACAACGCATCATCGTTGGCCTTTAGCGCGCCCTGTTTACGGGCGTACGCGTTGATAACACGGGTCAAAGCAGCCTTGAACCCAGCCTCATGCGTCCCACCTTCGTAGGTATGGATGTTGTTGGCAAAGGTCAACAGCTGACTCGCATACCCGTCCGTGTACTGCAGGGAGACTTCGACGGTAATGCCGTTCTCCTGGCCTTCAACGTAGATCGGGTCAGGTAAAATCGTGTTCTTACCCTTATCGAGGTATTCAACGTAGTGCCGAATCCCACCTTCATAGTGGAACTCGAGCTTTTCGGCCGTATCTTTGCGCTTATCCGTGAAGGTCAAACGCAGACCCTTGTTCAGGAAGGCCAGTTCACGAATCCGGGTGACCAGAATCTTGTCGTCAAAGACGGTCGTTTCGGTAAAGATATCTGGATCTGGGACGAAGTGGACCTTGGTCCCATGCTGGAAGTCTTCGGGTGCAGGACCAATGATGTACATGGCCTTGTCGACCTTGCCGCGTTTGAAGGTAATGCCGTAGAGCTTACCGTTACGGGAAACTTCGACTTCAACGTGGGTGGACAGGGCGTTCACAACGGAAGCCCCAACCCCGTGCAGACCACCGGATACCTTGTACCCGCCGCCGCCGAACTTACCCCCGGCGTGCAGGATGGTGTAGACCGTTTCAAGTGCTGGGCGACCCGTCTTCTTTTGGATATCGACTGGAATCCCGCGCCCATCATCGGTGACGGTCACAGAGTTGTCGGGTTCGACGACGACGTTGATGGTGCTGGCAAAACCGGCGAGGGCTTCGTCAATCCCGTTATCGATGATTTCCCAAACCAGGTGGTGTAAACCTTGTGGGCCGGTTGACCCGATGTACATCCCGGGACGTTTCCGGACCGCTTCAAGTCCTTCGAGAACCTGGATTTGACTGGCGTCGTACTCAGCGGCACGCTCAGCCTTGGTCTCTTGCTTTTCATCCTTCTTATCGCTCAAGGTGAATCCTCCTTACGCTTCTTGATGCAACGTTCCCGCCTCGACGGTAAATACAGCCGGTGCCTGGATTATTTCCCGGGCAATACCGCTCAAACTCGTCGTGGTGAGGAAGGTTTGCACTTTGTTTTCAATGGCCTTCAGCAAGTGCGTCTGGCGATTGTCATCCAGTTCGGACAACACATCATCCAGCAGCAGCACAGGATATTCCCCTGTCTCTTGCTTCATTAGGTCGATTTCTGCCAATTTAACGGCGAGTGCCGCGGTGCGCTGCTGACCCTGACTGCCATATGTGGCAACGTCCAGGTCGTTGACGATAAACTGCACGTCGTCGCGGTGTGGCCCAATCAGGCTCGTGCCTTGATCGATTTCACGCGGGCGGTGCTTTTTGTACAGCGCGCTCAGGGCGACCGTCGCACTTGCGGCATCCCCCTGTTGTTCGGCGTGCACCTGACTGCTATATCGCAACGTCAGCTGCTCGAGGCCACGACTGATTTGGCCGTGGATGATCCCCGCGTAGTGCCCCATGTCCTGGATAAGTTTGGCGCGAGCGGCCACAATCTTGCCACCCGCGTCGCTCAGTTGGTCTGTGAGGACATCGAGATATACCGTGTCGTGTGCCTGGTGCATCCGCAACTGCTTGAGATACGCATTCCGCTGTTTCAGTACCGTCTTGTACGTGGCCAAGTTGGCGAGATAACTCGCACTCATCTGACCAAACTCCATATCGATGAAGCGCCGGCGCAAGGCCGGACTCCCCTTGACCAAGTTCAGGTCTTCCGGGGCAAACAAGATGACGTTCAACTTGCCGAGGTACTGCGACAGGCGCGGTGCCTCGATACGGTTGACCCGCGCCCGCTTGCCTGCGCTCGAAATGACG contains the following coding sequences:
- the gyrB gene encoding DNA topoisomerase (ATP-hydrolyzing) subunit B, with the protein product MSDKKDEKQETKAERAAEYDASQIQVLEGLEAVRKRPGMYIGSTGPQGLHHLVWEIIDNGIDEALAGFASTINVVVEPDNSVTVTDDGRGIPVDIQKKTGRPALETVYTILHAGGKFGGGGYKVSGGLHGVGASVVNALSTHVEVEVSRNGKLYGITFKRGKVDKAMYIIGPAPEDFQHGTKVHFVPDPDIFTETTVFDDKILVTRIRELAFLNKGLRLTFTDKRKDTAEKLEFHYEGGIRHYVEYLDKGKNTILPDPIYVEGQENGITVEVSLQYTDGYASQLLTFANNIHTYEGGTHEAGFKAALTRVINAYARKQGALKANDDALSGDDVREGMTAVVSIKHPDPQYEGQTKTKLGNSDARTATDRIFSEHFNKYLMEHPDAGKLIIDKAMLASKARLAAKRAREVTRRKSGLEISNLPGKLADNSSKDPAISELFIVEGDSAGGSAKSGRSRLTQAILPIRGKILNVEKASMERILANEEIRTLFTAMGTGFGEDFDISKARYHKLIIMTDADVDGAHIRTLLLTLIYRYLRPVLDAGYVYIAQPPLYRVRQGKMMRYIDTDAELEDLLGQLPPSPKPEIQRYKGLGEMDATQLWDTTMNPENRRLLRVSPEDASDVSDVFEVLMGDKVEPRRKFIEDNAVFVDAKNIDA
- the recF gene encoding DNA replication/repair protein RecF (All proteins in this family for which functions are known are DNA-binding proteins that assist the filamentation of RecA onto DNA for the initiation of recombination or recombinational repair.); translation: MYLQKLQLHDYRNYETAAAEFSPQVNVLIGSNAQGKTNLLESIYVLALTRSHRTNNDKDLIRFGTEFARIDGRVVRDNGTADLRLVISSAGKRARVNRIEAPRLSQYLGKLNVILFAPEDLNLVKGSPALRRRFIDMEFGQMSASYLANLATYKTVLKQRNAYLKQLRMHQAHDTVYLDVLTDQLSDAGGKIVAARAKLIQDMGHYAGIIHGQISRGLEQLTLRYSSQVHAEQQGDAASATVALSALYKKHRPREIDQGTSLIGPHRDDVQFIVNDLDVATYGSQGQQRTAALAVKLAEIDLMKQETGEYPVLLLDDVLSELDDNRQTHLLKAIENKVQTFLTTTSLSGIAREIIQAPAVFTVEAGTLHQEA